TGAATATATATTGCTTGCGCCAGATTTATTTTATTTTTTTCTTACCGTTTTAAAAGATAAAGATGTATATGTTGACTATAAGCTAAAAATTACTGGATATCTTGCATATTTTATTTCTCCAATAGATATTATGCCTGAAATGGTTTTGGGACCAGCTGGATATTTAGATGATGTATTAATGGGATTATTATTCCTCAGAACTCTTTTAAAGGAATTGCCATATGAGTATGTAGAAGAAAAATGGCCGGGTGATAAAGAAGTTTTAAAAAATGTCTCGGTAATGATTGATAATATTCAAGCTATTATTGATAGTAAAATTTTTAGAAGTGTGATGTCATATTTTTCCAAAAATATAGAGAAGAAAAAATAAGACTTTTTGTATACTCTCCTTCAAAATAGAGGGAGAGTATTGTATATGGTAAAATAAATCGCCCCCTCTAAGGAAGAAAAAGCTTATGATGAGTAGTAAAATAGAAATATAACTCGTCGAAAGGAGAATGGGGGATGAAAACAATAATGGAAGCATATGAGATTATTACAATGTACAAGGGAATATAAGCAATAATAAAGAATGGATAAAAAAAACAGCAATATTCGGAAATAAGAAATTTATAAATAAACTAAATATAAAAGAAAAACAAAAGAAAGATATCCGCAAAAATAACAAAACCATAAAATACGCATAAATAAACTAAAACATATCTATGAGGTTCGCAGAGGTTTATGATTTTGTAATACTTTTCAAAAATCACTTGACAAAAGGATTTTAGAATGTTATAATAAAAATAGTTCGTATACGGACCTAAATCCAAAAACACAAAATCTCTGAAAGCGGCTTAAACAAAGAAAAACTGAAAAACAGGTACGAATATAGATAAAAAGCCGATTATAGAGATTTTATTCGAAAAAATGCTGAAAATTTCAAAATTAAAAAACAGGTTCGAAAAATCACCTTCTAAAAAACGCTAATAATAACCATTCTAGAAACCAGCTATCCGAATATAACTACTCTCTGAAAGAGATAGAAACATAAATAAACTATCTCGTAATTTTTATTGTCTGAAAGTATATCCGAATATAACTACTCTCTGAAAGAGATAGAAACTTTAGCTGAATAATAATAATTCTTTTCAATGTTGCAAATCCGAATATAACTACTCTCTGAAAGAGATAGAAACACAAATAGAAAATTTTTCATCGAATGAACCATCGTAGAGGCTATCCGAATATAACTACTCTCTGAAAGAGATAGAAACAAATACCTCTAAAACCTTTTTTATTTACTTTTTTTATTAAATCCGAATATAACTACTCTCTGAAAGAGATAGAAACGAGGTCATCGAAATACTCGGACTCTATGTCTCCAATAGAGGAATCCGAATATAACTACTCTCTGAAAGAGATAGAAACTCTTCTTCTTTTTCTACCCACCCGAATATTCTAAGGTGGGCATCCGAATATAACTACTCTCTGAAAGAGATAGAAACTTCACCTCCTCTGGAGTTGGCTTTCTATATTCAATGATTCCATCCGAATATAACTACTCTCTGAAAGAGATAGAAACTTCGATCCACCATCTAAGCTGTCATCTCCTTTCTCTAAGGAAATCCGAATATAACTACTCTCTGAAAGAGATAGAAACGCAACTTTTTTAATCATTGTTCTGGGTTTTGTTTTCCATAATCCGAATATAACTACTCTCTGA
This is a stretch of genomic DNA from Marinitoga piezophila KA3. It encodes these proteins:
- a CDS encoding YkvA family protein, with the translated sequence MPNNNFKDFENEVNSYENKVEIESDSFYKKLRNKIKKWAGKNKDNKILEYILLAPDLFYFFLTVLKDKDVYVDYKLKITGYLAYFISPIDIMPEMVLGPAGYLDDVLMGLLFLRTLLKELPYEYVEEKWPGDKEVLKNVSVMIDNIQAIIDSKIFRSVMSYFSKNIEKKK